The Cohnella abietis genome has a segment encoding these proteins:
- a CDS encoding response regulator: MLRVLIVDDEFEIREGLRKRIPWSEYGIDEVFAADDGDTAITIALEKKPDLIVTDIKMSRMSGLEFLGSLYRIDDYPWKAVVISGYDDFELVKQAMQLGAMDYILKPINTEELGRIVRKATDQILRERLDKHNQVQLRNQNQLAVPKLREELLREIIEHEFDPYRETRISHRLQALKLDWMTHQSIQLMIVEVDDLKAITNERGYVNEKELVLFGIGNVVSQTLAEEFPYPFAIFNDSHFRWVAVLSCRHQEQLALIKSLAQISLRRINEFVKVKASIGISSNPRELNHIHEMFLETGELLDQKVVYGGNRIFTEHGFELYGERIELSLQEPNEVLDLVKYGSDEDVTAAMDKFVEMVQAWGLCSLKDIQQQTFKWLMGIFRGAASAGWPNRVWERNPISIWEQLEQFDNLQSLRVKVEGYLLAMAADFRKMTSSPSQIVLEAEKIIRKRYADNLSLQIVADEVHVTPVWLSKLFKKEKRMTFLEFLTDVRIVKAKDMLGDVRYKIYQISYQVGYKDPVHFTKLFKKQSGLTPKEFRKQRGIVDD; the protein is encoded by the coding sequence ATGCTGCGCGTGCTTATCGTGGACGACGAGTTCGAAATTCGTGAGGGCTTGCGTAAACGCATTCCTTGGAGTGAATACGGAATAGACGAAGTATTCGCTGCCGATGACGGGGACACAGCAATCACAATCGCTCTCGAGAAGAAACCAGATCTTATCGTTACGGATATTAAGATGAGCAGAATGTCGGGGCTTGAGTTTCTTGGCTCGCTTTATCGCATTGATGATTATCCTTGGAAGGCCGTCGTTATTAGTGGTTATGATGATTTTGAGCTAGTAAAGCAAGCTATGCAGCTTGGAGCAATGGATTATATTCTTAAACCGATTAATACGGAAGAGCTGGGACGTATTGTTCGCAAAGCGACCGACCAGATTCTACGCGAGAGATTGGATAAGCACAATCAAGTGCAGCTCAGAAACCAAAATCAGCTAGCCGTACCGAAATTACGAGAAGAATTACTTCGTGAAATTATAGAGCATGAATTTGATCCTTATCGTGAGACACGTATTTCTCATCGGTTACAGGCTCTAAAGCTGGATTGGATGACGCATCAGTCCATCCAGCTTATGATCGTTGAGGTGGATGATCTTAAGGCTATTACGAATGAACGAGGGTACGTGAATGAGAAGGAGCTTGTTCTTTTCGGAATCGGCAACGTCGTGAGTCAAACTCTGGCTGAGGAATTTCCTTATCCATTCGCTATCTTTAACGATTCCCATTTCCGGTGGGTCGCCGTTTTAAGCTGCAGGCATCAAGAGCAGCTCGCCTTAATCAAATCGTTGGCCCAGATTAGCCTGCGGAGAATTAATGAATTTGTAAAGGTGAAAGCAAGCATTGGCATAAGCTCAAACCCGCGGGAATTAAACCATATTCATGAGATGTTTCTGGAAACAGGAGAGCTGCTGGATCAGAAGGTCGTTTATGGAGGAAATCGAATATTTACGGAGCATGGCTTCGAGCTCTATGGGGAACGGATAGAGCTTTCTCTTCAGGAGCCGAATGAGGTGCTGGATCTCGTAAAGTATGGCTCGGACGAGGATGTAACAGCAGCGATGGATAAGTTCGTTGAGATGGTTCAAGCTTGGGGACTTTGCAGCCTGAAGGATATTCAGCAGCAAACCTTCAAGTGGCTGATGGGGATATTCCGGGGTGCCGCGTCAGCAGGCTGGCCTAATCGAGTGTGGGAACGGAATCCGATCTCTATCTGGGAGCAGCTAGAGCAATTCGATAATTTGCAATCACTTAGAGTAAAGGTGGAAGGCTATTTGCTTGCAATGGCTGCGGATTTTCGTAAAATGACATCATCTCCGAGTCAGATTGTGCTAGAGGCGGAGAAGATTATTCGTAAGCGGTATGCGGATAACCTGTCATTGCAGATCGTAGCTGATGAGGTTCATGTGACTCCAGTGTGGCTAAGTAAGCTTTTTAAGAAGGAAAAGAGGATGACCTTTCTCGAATTTCTAACCGATGTACGAATAGTAAAAGCGAAGGATATGCTAGGGGACGTCCGTTACAAAATCTATCAAATATCTTATCAGGTTGGATACAAGGATCCTGTTCACTTTACTAAGCTCTTTAAGAAGCAGTCCGGGCTTACACCTAAGGAGTTCCGGAAGCAGAGGGGAATCGTAGATGATTAA
- a CDS encoding NAD-dependent epimerase/dehydratase family protein — translation MQTIVVTGGSGKLGVWVIKEFVLQGFRVVSLDEKWSDKLNCKQINVNLTDLGQVVGALNGADAVIHLAAIPAPLGYTNDYIFGNNVRATYNVLEAASILGIKKVIIGSSESAYGFCWAPKPFSPNYVPVDEEHPSLPQECYGLSKIVGEQTGEMFYRRTGMQVFSMRFSMIIKPQDYSLSSISKPEQYVRILWSYIDIRDAASACIAALHSNAEGHHTLNITSDDTLSDWPTEQLLSKFYPDVKDHRLNFSDREAIVSNKLAKSILDWNPIYSWDQIK, via the coding sequence TTGCAAACGATAGTGGTCACCGGCGGAAGCGGAAAGTTGGGAGTATGGGTCATTAAAGAGTTTGTTTTACAAGGCTTTCGAGTCGTGTCCTTGGACGAGAAATGGTCGGATAAACTAAACTGCAAGCAAATTAATGTTAATTTAACTGATCTCGGTCAAGTTGTTGGTGCGCTTAATGGAGCAGATGCTGTTATTCATTTGGCAGCCATTCCGGCTCCCTTAGGCTACACGAATGATTATATATTTGGGAATAACGTCAGAGCGACCTATAATGTGCTTGAAGCTGCATCCATTCTTGGCATCAAGAAGGTAATAATAGGATCCAGTGAATCTGCTTACGGCTTTTGCTGGGCGCCTAAACCCTTCTCACCCAACTATGTGCCTGTCGATGAGGAGCATCCGTCTTTGCCTCAGGAATGCTATGGCCTGTCCAAAATTGTCGGCGAGCAAACAGGAGAGATGTTTTATCGTCGTACGGGCATGCAGGTTTTCTCCATGAGATTCTCCATGATTATTAAGCCTCAGGATTATTCGCTTTCTTCTATCAGCAAGCCAGAACAGTACGTGCGTATTTTGTGGAGCTATATCGATATTAGAGATGCAGCCTCAGCATGTATAGCCGCGCTTCACAGTAATGCGGAAGGACACCACACATTAAACATCACAAGCGACGATACGTTAAGTGATTGGCCAACTGAACAGTTATTATCAAAATTCTATCCTGACGTTAAGGATCACCGCCTAAATTTTTCGGATAGAGAGGCTATCGTAAGCAATAAACTCGCCAAGAGCATCCTAGACTGGAACCCGATTTATTCTTGGGATCAGATTAAATAA